GATCCTTCCTGAACGATCCATCAGGGCGGCAAAGTCAGTTTGTTATCCAGGCTGGCCGGGCACGGCGCGGATGACGGTTCCCCACGGATCTTCATAGGCGGACGGCGTCTTGGCCTCAGCCGAGCGCATCTCGACCCAGGCGAGACCCGAACGGCTGGCATCGCGCTTACCGGCGCCGGCGCTCTGCCAGGTGTTGGCGCCGATATGGTGATGATACCCGCCCGACGACAGGAACACCGCCTGCGTGCCGTATTTCTTGACGGTGTCGAAGCCGAATTCCTTGTTCCACCAGGCCTCGGCCTGGTTCGGATCGCCGACCCGCAGATGGACATGGCCGACAACGGTGTTGTCCGGCGCGCCCTTCCAGCCGGCATCGCCGGCCGGCACCGAGCCGACAACGCCTGGAATATCCATGCGCAGTGTCGCCATCTCGACGCTCGGGCCGTCCCATTTCCAGCTTTCGTGCGGGCGGTCGGCATAGATCTCGATGCCGTTGCCTTCCGGGTCTGTCAGATAGGCCGCCTCCGAGACCAGATGGTCGGACGCGCCCTCAACCTGGATCTTGTTTTCGATGGCGTGGTTGATCCAGCGGCCGAGATCAGCACGGCTTGGCAGAAGAAAGGCGGTGTGGAACAGGCCGGCACTGCGCGGATCGTCCGGCTTGGCAGCCGCATCGCGTTCCAAGACCAGCAACGGCCGGTTGGCCGCGCCCAACGTGATCGTCTCGCCGTCGCGGGCCAGCTCTTCCAGGCCGACAACAGCACGATAATAGGCGGCCAGCGCATCGGCGTCGCGGGTCTTCAACCCGACACGGGCAACACTGATCGGCGTGGTAGCGGCAAAAGGCAGATCGCTCATCATCTTCTCCGGGCGGGCTGCGCTGGTCATGGCCCCCAAGGCCATCACCCCTACGCCACCCATCATTGTACGCCGTGTCAGTCGCAAAATCCCTATCTCCGAAAGCATGCGGCGGTGATTGCATCGCCTACCAAATGGAACAATCCCATTGTTCACACAAGGCGGCAAAAATCGAACAAGGTGTTCACAATTCGAATATTCGAGTGGCATGTTGCGCCAGCAAAGGCG
The genomic region above belongs to Mesorhizobium terrae and contains:
- a CDS encoding VOC family protein, encoding MRLTRRTMMGGVGVMALGAMTSAARPEKMMSDLPFAATTPISVARVGLKTRDADALAAYYRAVVGLEELARDGETITLGAANRPLLVLERDAAAKPDDPRSAGLFHTAFLLPSRADLGRWINHAIENKIQVEGASDHLVSEAAYLTDPEGNGIEIYADRPHESWKWDGPSVEMATLRMDIPGVVGSVPAGDAGWKGAPDNTVVGHVHLRVGDPNQAEAWWNKEFGFDTVKKYGTQAVFLSSGGYHHHIGANTWQSAGAGKRDASRSGLAWVEMRSAEAKTPSAYEDPWGTVIRAVPGQPG